One stretch of Saccharopolyspora erythraea DNA includes these proteins:
- the groL gene encoding chaperonin GroEL (60 kDa chaperone family; promotes refolding of misfolded polypeptides especially under stressful conditions; forms two stacked rings of heptamers to form a barrel-shaped 14mer; ends can be capped by GroES; misfolded proteins enter the barrel where they are refolded when GroES binds) gives MAKMIAFDEDARRGLERGMNTLADAVKVTLGPKGRNVVLEKKWGAPTITNDGVSIAKEIELEDPWEKIGAELVKEVAKKTDDVAGDGTTTATVLAQALVREGLRNVAAGASPIALKRGIEKATEAIAEQLLKSAKEIETKDQIAATAAISAGDRQIGELIAEAMDKVGKEGVITVEESNTFGLELELTEGMRFDKGYISPYFVTDSERMEASLDDPYILLLSSKISNVKDLLPLLEKVMQANKPLLIISEDVEGEALATLVVNKIRGTFKSVAVKAPGFGDRRKAMLQDMAILTGGQVISEEVGLKLETADLTLLGKARKVVVTKDETTIVEGAGDDEQIAGRVNEIRAEIERSDSDYDREKLQERLAKLAGGVAVIKAGAATEVELKERKHRIEDAVRNAKAAVEEGVLAGGGVALLQATVAAFDGLKLEGDEATGANSVRLAVEAPLKQIAVNAGLEGGVVAEKVKNLTPGHGLNAATGEYEDLLAAGIIDPAKVTRSALQNAASIAALFLTTEAVVADKPEKEAAGAAAGADPMGGMGGMM, from the coding sequence ATGGCCAAGATGATCGCGTTCGACGAGGACGCCCGCCGCGGTCTTGAGCGCGGCATGAACACCCTCGCCGACGCCGTCAAGGTGACGCTCGGCCCGAAGGGCCGCAACGTCGTGCTCGAGAAAAAGTGGGGCGCGCCGACCATCACCAACGACGGCGTCTCCATCGCCAAGGAGATCGAGCTCGAGGACCCGTGGGAGAAGATCGGGGCCGAGCTGGTCAAGGAGGTGGCGAAGAAGACCGACGACGTCGCCGGTGACGGCACCACCACCGCCACCGTGCTGGCCCAGGCCCTGGTTCGCGAGGGCCTGCGCAACGTCGCGGCCGGCGCCAGCCCGATCGCGCTGAAGCGCGGCATCGAGAAGGCCACCGAGGCGATCGCCGAGCAGCTCCTCAAGAGCGCCAAGGAGATCGAGACCAAGGACCAGATCGCCGCCACCGCCGCCATCTCCGCCGGAGACCGCCAGATCGGCGAGCTCATCGCCGAGGCGATGGACAAGGTCGGCAAGGAAGGCGTCATCACCGTCGAGGAGAGCAACACCTTCGGGCTCGAGCTGGAGCTCACCGAGGGCATGCGCTTCGACAAGGGCTACATCTCGCCGTACTTCGTCACCGACTCGGAGCGGATGGAGGCGTCGCTGGACGACCCGTACATCCTGCTGCTGAGCTCGAAGATCTCCAACGTCAAGGACCTCCTCCCGCTGCTGGAGAAGGTCATGCAGGCCAACAAGCCGCTGCTGATCATCTCCGAGGACGTCGAGGGCGAGGCCCTGGCGACCCTGGTGGTCAACAAGATCCGCGGCACCTTCAAGTCGGTCGCCGTCAAGGCCCCCGGCTTCGGCGACCGCCGCAAGGCGATGCTGCAGGACATGGCCATCCTCACCGGTGGTCAGGTCATCAGCGAAGAGGTCGGCCTCAAGCTCGAGACCGCGGACCTGACCCTGCTGGGCAAGGCCCGCAAGGTGGTCGTCACCAAGGACGAGACCACCATCGTCGAGGGCGCCGGTGACGACGAGCAGATCGCCGGCCGGGTCAACGAGATCCGCGCCGAGATCGAGCGCTCGGACTCCGACTACGACCGCGAGAAGCTGCAGGAGCGGCTGGCCAAGCTGGCTGGCGGCGTGGCCGTCATCAAGGCCGGCGCGGCGACCGAGGTCGAGCTCAAGGAGCGCAAGCACCGCATCGAGGACGCGGTCCGCAACGCCAAGGCCGCCGTGGAGGAGGGTGTCCTCGCCGGTGGTGGCGTGGCCCTGCTGCAGGCGACCGTCGCCGCGTTCGACGGCCTGAAGCTCGAGGGTGACGAGGCGACCGGCGCCAACAGCGTCCGGCTCGCCGTCGAGGCCCCGCTGAAGCAGATCGCCGTCAACGCCGGCCTCGAGGGCGGCGTCGTCGCGGAGAAGGTGAAGAACCTGACCCCGGGTCACGGCCTCAACGCCGCGACCGGCGAGTACGAGGACCTGCTGGCCGCGGGCATCATCGACCCGGCCAAGGTCACCCGCTCGGCGCTGCAGAACGCCGCTTCCATCGCCGCGCTGTTCCTGACCACCGAAGCCGTGGTCGCGGACAAGCCGGAGAAGGAGGCCGCGGGCGCCGCTGCCGGTGCCGACCCGATGGGCGGCATGGGCGGCATGATGTAA
- a CDS encoding copper homeostasis protein CutC, producing the protein MTALLEVIALDAEDAVAAQEGGADRLELVRDIAADGLTPDTATVRSVLAATDLPVRVMLREDSGYLAHDVDALRRRAGELRELGVTEFVLGFLDEHGEVDVGSTRNVVAELGEGCPWTFHRAVDHAVHYRLAWNHAVSLGPDAVLTAGDPDGVGEGLANLREQAATQDIDGVVLLAGGGLRQEHVSDLRAAGVRAFHVGTGAREDWSTPVRPDLVRHWRNTIDTATP; encoded by the coding sequence ATGACTGCGCTTCTCGAGGTCATCGCACTGGATGCCGAGGACGCCGTGGCCGCGCAGGAGGGCGGGGCAGACCGGCTGGAGTTGGTGCGCGACATCGCCGCCGACGGCCTGACTCCCGACACCGCCACGGTCCGCAGCGTGCTCGCCGCCACCGATCTTCCTGTCCGGGTGATGCTGCGTGAGGACTCCGGCTACCTCGCACACGACGTCGATGCGCTGCGGAGGCGGGCCGGTGAGCTGCGCGAGCTGGGTGTCACCGAGTTCGTCCTCGGCTTCCTCGACGAGCACGGCGAGGTGGACGTCGGGTCCACCCGGAACGTCGTCGCCGAACTCGGCGAGGGATGCCCCTGGACGTTCCACCGCGCCGTGGACCACGCGGTGCACTACCGCCTCGCCTGGAACCACGCCGTATCTCTCGGCCCGGACGCGGTGTTGACCGCCGGAGACCCCGACGGGGTCGGGGAGGGCCTTGCCAACCTGCGTGAACAGGCGGCTACCCAGGACATCGACGGTGTCGTGCTGCTGGCCGGCGGCGGCCTGCGCCAGGAGCACGTCAGCGACTTGCGCGCCGCGGGCGTGCGCGCGTTCCACGTCGGCACCGGCGCCCGCGAGGACTGGTCCACCCCGGTGCGTCCCGACCTGGTGCGCCACTGGCGCAACACCATCGACACCGCAACCCCGTGA